A window from Solea senegalensis isolate Sse05_10M linkage group LG15, IFAPA_SoseM_1, whole genome shotgun sequence encodes these proteins:
- the si:ch73-52p7.1 gene encoding uncharacterized protein si:ch73-52p7.1 has product MPAFRPPAPLLCVLLCVSLALQRSDLRLAYVTHNSFFYYSCSQDPQPCSVASLTDCRCKDIQLSTLHHPQSHSSPVFRMRRLTVWFTSPSNTARLLNNSEVRHLTLIHCGAGGSRGTASSSLQGHFAVQHLERLTVVNMPQRVPHHCPDANRAKSTDTNSDTDTDNGAQLGTNSYNRDRDPYLDLITDMKRDSLDFPSTHIQDIFLGRELGAAYHEQARLGIIHSSVLEWGATVKAYTVQTHIDTDGLLPFPDLYLPKLPATPVIYVSFVY; this is encoded by the coding sequence ATGCCCGCCTTCAggcctcctgctcctctcctctgcgtgctgctgtgtgtgtctctggctCTGCAGCGCTCTGACCTGCGCCTGGCTTATGTGACCCACAACAGCTTCTTCTACTACTCCTGCAGCCAGGACCCGCAGCCGTGCAGCGTCGCATCACTGACAGACTGCAGATGCAAGGACATCCAGCTCTCCACGCTGCACCACCCTCAGTCGCACTCGTCCCCCGTGTTCCGCATGAGACGTCTCACTGTTTGGTTCACGTCGCCGTCGAACACGGCTCGTCTGCTCAACAACTCGGAGGTGAGGCACCTCACACTGATCCACTGTGGCGCAGGGGGATCCAGAGGGACGGCCTCCTCTTCCCTGCAGGGACATTTTGCTGTGCAGCACCTGGAGAGGCTGACAGTGGTAAACATGCCTCAGAGAGTGCCTCACCACTGTCCAGATGCAAACAGAGCCAAGAGtacagacacaaacagtgacacagacacagataacGGTGCTCAACTGGGCACAAATAGCTACAACAGGGACAGAGACCCATACCTGGACCTGATTACAGACATGAAGAGAGATTCCTTGGATTTTCCATCGACCCACATCCAAGACATCTTCCTGGGCCGGGAGCTGGGTGCGGCCTATCACGAACAGGCCAGACTGGGCATCATCCACAGCTCCGTGCTGGAGTGGGGAGCCACAGTGAAAGCCTACACAGTCCAGACACACATAGACACGGATGGTTTGCTGCCATTTCCTGACCTCTACCTGCCAAAATTACCAGCAACGCCTGTCATATATGTGAGCTTTGTGTACTAA